One Sediminibacillus dalangtanensis genomic region harbors:
- a CDS encoding DUF3784 domain-containing protein has translation MMDYGLLIIGVALLLVAYLVAVKKQTSLLAGFNEKAIKNKELLGKVAGGLFFLPLGLLVIISSFIDYPYENAVLVSVMLILLGSVYLFINRKLLD, from the coding sequence ATGATGGATTACGGTTTACTGATTATTGGGGTAGCGCTTTTACTGGTTGCGTATCTAGTAGCAGTTAAAAAACAAACGAGCTTATTAGCTGGCTTCAATGAAAAAGCGATAAAAAACAAGGAGCTATTAGGAAAAGTGGCGGGTGGATTGTTTTTCCTTCCATTAGGCTTGTTGGTGATAATAAGTAGCTTCATTGATTATCCTTATGAAAATGCCGTTCTTGTAAGTGTCATGTTAATTTTATTAGGAAGTGTGTACTTGTTTATCAACCGAAAATTACTTGACTAA
- a CDS encoding SDR family NAD(P)-dependent oxidoreductase: MGVFASNALEGEHALITGATGGIGYETALAAADMGASLTITGRNEEKLEQLKQTIANKYPGVKVLAHRADISDEQERSNLVTAAGQAIGDITLLVNCAGIGGGGLVEELEQEEMEKIMHLNYTVPVLLSQQVYKQMKSRGKGAIVNVSSLSGLRGTHGNTAYSASKFALIGFTHSFSLEAIAHGVRVNAVCPGYVDTSMGRNAIKRKGEKQSRSFEEQLKITEEGLPSGRITKPEEVANTICFLLTDAAQNIVGESVKISAGSVRR; encoded by the coding sequence ATGGGTGTATTTGCTTCTAATGCATTAGAAGGAGAGCATGCCTTGATAACTGGTGCTACTGGCGGAATCGGTTATGAGACGGCGCTGGCTGCTGCCGATATGGGCGCCAGCTTGACCATAACGGGAAGAAATGAAGAGAAGCTGGAACAGTTAAAACAAACTATCGCCAATAAATACCCGGGAGTTAAGGTACTTGCCCACCGGGCGGATATTAGTGATGAACAAGAGCGCAGCAACCTTGTGACTGCCGCTGGACAAGCAATTGGGGATATAACGCTGCTTGTCAACTGCGCCGGTATCGGCGGAGGCGGACTCGTCGAGGAACTGGAGCAGGAAGAAATGGAAAAAATCATGCATCTCAATTATACGGTGCCCGTCCTTCTTTCTCAGCAGGTATATAAACAAATGAAATCAAGGGGAAAAGGTGCCATTGTCAACGTTTCCTCCTTGTCAGGTTTAAGAGGGACTCATGGAAACACGGCATACTCAGCTTCGAAATTTGCTTTGATTGGGTTCACGCATTCTTTTTCGTTAGAGGCAATTGCACATGGTGTCAGGGTAAACGCAGTCTGCCCAGGCTATGTGGATACGAGTATGGGAAGAAACGCCATCAAGCGCAAAGGGGAAAAACAAAGCCGCTCGTTTGAAGAGCAGCTTAAGATTACCGAAGAAGGGCTTCCCTCCGGCCGTATCACAAAACCAGAGGAAGTTGCCAACACCATATGCTTTCTGTTGACGGATGCCGCACAAAACATCGTCGGCGAATCCGTTAAAATTTCCGCCGGCAGTGTCAGACGTTGA